The window CCAAGAGGAAGGGCACAGCCCTTCCTCCTGGACCTCCATCCCAGTTTTTCATTCGCTTTTTGAAATCAACAAGTTATTAGACAGCCTCTAAAAGTTTCTCGGCGACAGCCACGGCTTTGTGGATTTGTTCCAAGGTGGTCATGTTACTCGGCGGCAGCCACGGCCTTGCGGATTTGTTCCAAGGCGGTCATGTCTTCAATAGTGGGCAGTTCGCCGGGATCGCGGCCTTCGGCAATGGCCAGGATGGCACGCCGGAGAATTTTGCTGGAGCGGGTTTTCGGTAATGCCGAGACAAAATATATTTTTTTGGGCCGGGCAAAGGTGCTGATTTCGGAGCCGACCAGGTCCATCAACTCCTTTTTCGAGGGCGTCATACCGGCATCGGCAACCACGACAAAAGCGTAGATTTTTTGTCCCCGCATGTCGTCATGAACGCCCACGGCAGCCGCCTCGGCCACCGCCGGATGGCTGCATAAAACCTCTTCGACTTCCCGCGTTCCCAGGCGTTGCCCGGCCACGTTGATGACGTCATCATCACGACCCATGATGAAATAATAACCATCCTCATCCCGCATGGCATAATCGAAGGTGGCGTACATTTCATGGCCAAAGCGGGAAAAATAGGTTTTCACGAAATGGGCATCATCGCCCCAGACCGTGGACATGCAACCCGGGGGGAGGGGAGCATGAATCATGAGGGTCCCTTTTTCGTTGGCGGCCACGGGCTTTCCTGAAACCTCGTCTACCAGATGCATATCATAGCCATAGGCAGGTCTGGCGGGCGAACCGAACTTGGTTTCCAGCAAGCCAAGACCGACAAAATTGGTCAGGATGGGCCAACCGGTTTCTGTTTGCCAATAGTTGTCTATAACGGGCTTGAGCAGGGCGTCGGCTATCCAGCGATGGGTTTCCCGGTCCAGAGGCTCACCCGCCAGGAAAAGGCAACGCAACGAATCAAGATCATATTTTCGGATCCATTCAGCCTTGCTCCTCTTCAACAGCCGGATTGCCGTGGGTGAGGTGAACATGCAGTTGACCCGGTGTTTTTCGACGAGGGACCACCAGATGCCGGGATTGGGCCGGATGGGCAAGCCTTCGTAAACAAGGGTCGTGGCACCGGTAAGCAGGGGGGCATAGACAATATAGGAGTGACCGACGACCCAACCGATGTCCGAGCCGGAAAACATGACCTCGCCAGGCTT of the Magnetococcales bacterium genome contains:
- a CDS encoding propionate--CoA ligase gives rise to the protein MNNLSKYEHFYKDSIENRETFWSAQAKNIDWQTPFTQVLDYSQPPFAKWFPDGLTNLCHNAVDRHLPTRGDQAAIIWTSSEVNDTRTITYTQLHAQVNQAAALLQELGVGLGDRVLIYMPMVPETVVAMLACVRIGAVHSVVFGGLASAAMASRIDDATPRLVIIAEAGSRGGRIIPYKPLLDDALRIIHVPRPKVLILNRGLDTTFQPDFDTFDWAEGMQRHVLARVAPVWVPSSHPSYILYTSGTTGKPKGVQRDTGGHAVALRASMEHIFGVKPGEVMFSGSDIGWVVGHSYIVYAPLLTGATTLVYEGLPIRPNPGIWWSLVEKHRVNCMFTSPTAIRLLKRSKAEWIRKYDLDSLRCLFLAGEPLDRETHRWIADALLKPVIDNYWQTETGWPILTNFVGLGLLETKFGSPARPAYGYDMHLVDEVSGKPVAANEKGTLMIHAPLPPGCMSTVWGDDAHFVKTYFSRFGHEMYATFDYAMRDEDGYYFIMGRDDDVINVAGQRLGTREVEEVLCSHPAVAEAAAVGVHDDMRGQKIYAFVVVADAGMTPSKKELMDLVGSEISTFARPKKIYFVSALPKTRSSKILRRAILAIAEGRDPGELPTIEDMTALEQIRKAVAAAE